GTTTTCGATACCTTCTCTATTAAGGGCACTTAGAGTATGTATTGGAATTTCAGGAGCAATAGCTTCCACTTCACCTAGTTTTTTTTGAACGTCGGAACATATATCTGTTTTATTCAATAAAATAACCGGTTTTGCATTACTCTCCTTTGTCAGGGCCAGGTAACGTTCAATACGCCTTAAATTATAGTCCTCATCAAGCCCGTTTATCAGAAATAGCATGTCGATATTAGCTACTAAAACCTGCTCATCTGTCATACTGCCGGCGGTTTTTCTTGAAAATTTGCTAAGCCTCGGAAGTATGCCCTCGATTATTGCCAAACCTCCTTCCGGTGATAATCTTGCTGTTACCCAGTCTCCTACAACAGGAAGATCAGCGGCCGACACAGCATTAAAACGAAGTTTTCCTGCAATTTCAGCCTTAAACTCGCCCAGTTCACTATAGACCCAATATTTCTCTCTTTGAGCAGTCGCTATTCTTGCAGGAAAAAACTCTTTAGTTTTTATTTCATTAAAAGATTTTTCAAAGAATTCATTCCATCCCAGTTCTTTCAAATCCACTGATATTCCACCTTCCTATGCCGAATCATCGCTGACTAATTATTACATACGACTATATATAATGTTTTACTGCCTATTGAGGCTTCAATACGTAAATATGCGCTATTCATCCTGCAAATTTAAATAGAGATGTGAGCCCTTTGATTATGATTTTAAGTTTCTTCAGGCTAAAGCACATAGCAAAATAATGCAGATAGATCAGCGGACGGAACCTGAAGTAAAATTTTGCAGTTATTGATTTGACGTACTCTTGTAATACTTCTTTTGTCAATCCATTAGGAACAAAAACATAATTATACTGGTTTAGCAGCTTCCAATTTTTATCGAATTTGCCGTACTGGTGGGCCCTTTGATAATCAAGGGATCCAGGCAGCGGGTTAAATGTGTTGACCGTCAGAAAATCCAGGTCTGAATTTACAACGAACCTTTGTGTTTCCTCGAGGCTTT
This genomic stretch from Candidatus Liberimonas magnetica harbors:
- the rsgA gene encoding ribosome small subunit-dependent GTPase A, whose product is MDLKELGWNEFFEKSFNEIKTKEFFPARIATAQREKYWVYSELGEFKAEIAGKLRFNAVSAADLPVVGDWVTARLSPEGGLAIIEGILPRLSKFSRKTAGSMTDEQVLVANIDMLFLINGLDEDYNLRRIERYLALTKESNAKPVILLNKTDICSDVQKKLGEVEAIAPEIPIHTLSALNREGIENLKKYIKRGTTIAFLGSSGTGKSTIINCLLGEERLKTGTVRKSDSRGKHITTHRELILLNEGGMVIDNPGLRELQLWANEDALENTFNDIGDLAYMCRFRDCKHMNEPGCAVINALEKGELDPKRFQNYTKMKKELKYLANRKEKVKSRNEKIVTEKKISKLSKQIKKHKKKYGF